A stretch of DNA from Micromonospora sp. WMMD1155:
CCGGCGTCCTGGTGGTGGAGGACCGCTACGACGACAGCGTGCCGGCGGCCCTGCGCGCGTACGGGCACGAGGTGCGTGTCGTCGACGGGTGGAGCCTCGGTCGGCTCTGTGCCGTGACCCGTGACCCGGCGACGGGTGTGCTGGCCGCCGGTGCGAACCCGCGCGGGATGCAGGGTTACGCCTGCGGCCGTTAGGGCCGGCCGTAGCCGCCCTCGGCGTTCTCGTGGGCAGCGGCGGACGCCGCGTCGAGGTGCGCGAGCGCGGCCCGCTCGGCGCGGTCGCCGTCACCTGACTCGATGGCGTCGACGAGCTGGATGTGCTCGGCCCACGAGTGTGGTGCGCGTTCCGCCGCCCCGAGCCGGAAGACCCACTGGACATGGAGGTAGAGCGACTTGGCGATCGACGACAGCCAGGGGTTCCCGCTGATCTGCAGGATGCGCAGGTGCAGTCTGCTGTTCAGCTCGGCGACCCGGGCCAGGTCCTGTCGCTGGGTCGCCTCGCGGCCCTGGTCGAGCAGGGCCCGCAGGGCGGCCACGTCGGCGGGGGTGGCCCGTTCGGCGGCCAGCCGGGCGGCCAGCGTCTCCAGGCGCTCGCGGACGGCGAACATGTCGGCGATGGTCCCGCTGCTCGGTGAGGCGACCACCGCTCCCCGGCGGGGGAGGATCAGGACGAAACCTTCGGCCTCGGCGACGCGGAGAGCCTCCCGGACCGGGTTGCGGGAGACGCCGAAGTCCTCGGCGAGCCGGTCCTCGGTGAGCCGTTCACCGGGCAGGTAGTCGCCGTCGATGATCGCGGTGCGCAGTGCGGTGAGGACCTGATCGCGTAACGGCAGGTGTTGGGCGCCGAGCTTGTCCCGCAGATCGTCAGCCACCTGGTCGCCTCTCCGTGAACATGTCCGGACAAAGTGTATACGAAGAACAATCTCTGGAGGGTGGCCGACGGTGTCGAGCACAGTCCCCCGCGTGATCCAGCCCGACCTCGCAGCTCAGCACGACCCGCGCCTCCTGCGCCGACGGCACGCGCTCGTCGTCGTGCTCACCTTCCTGACCGGCAGCGCCGACGCGCTCGGGTTCCTCTCCCTCGGCGGGGCCTTCGCCAGCGTCATGACCGGCAACATGGTCCTGCTCGGACTCTCGGCGGGCCGT
This window harbors:
- a CDS encoding GntR family transcriptional regulator — encoded protein: MADDLRDKLGAQHLPLRDQVLTALRTAIIDGDYLPGERLTEDRLAEDFGVSRNPVREALRVAEAEGFVLILPRRGAVVASPSSGTIADMFAVRERLETLAARLAAERATPADVAALRALLDQGREATQRQDLARVAELNSRLHLRILQISGNPWLSSIAKSLYLHVQWVFRLGAAERAPHSWAEHIQLVDAIESGDGDRAERAALAHLDAASAAAHENAEGGYGRP